A region from the Bactrocera dorsalis isolate Fly_Bdor chromosome 1, ASM2337382v1, whole genome shotgun sequence genome encodes:
- the LOC105222248 gene encoding brain tumor protein, whose amino-acid sequence MASSPTPSLDSIRGTNSIESYGEHTGYLSDSPLTLSGSSPPVSDSAICDEFTSSSGSVSNQHHPISASVSSSSSSSSSSGLSGCGSTSSANSNNSCSNINNGSSGSGVLGGITCNSSNGPGVIGSNLNGKGSPSSSNLLTNNSIVSVSTANGGAVPRCTACKSKQSDAVARCFECISYLCANCVTAHQFMHCFNGHNVSLIKGFDTTTNNVTTAPSTTPTSSVSATNIAGPTSSNLTTNDLKLSSSLTMMLQQQQQEQQQQQQQQQQQHQQQITKFTQLSKMVMNSHLVGSNNTAILGDNGEQLENSRNADDLFGNIVPQLRSTSYCRRHKNETLKFNCRTCCKIACNECVLQEHSAGLHEVEHIQEHQLSTVFPPNNTSTTATFSSQQQSSSETVLQTVLTELRGKIAEIVSLVSSNSDNNSSKIKMQYQKAHNEVNETYQFFCSMIDERKQEVLKELESLYNAKVASSGVWLQRSKELIEKAVHTCDSLERSPKTHSVTDVLMLRKMLEQQLQTALMDMQLPFELEFVSNYQSIQAGVRNTFGYVRPGNVETTNGGQLVKQPPIARPTQSSSNSSSSNSSLSGVGSTHLPLGLGLSSSLLDTYNNAVVGSGVNGVGGILGRSGNHNLIGNGGANSNANFEDLMAKRYHNHATAVNGVIAPYVSVNPYEKWSNGGSDNIFSTTDPFSSAQLLNSLTSSVGASSSALSALTVQGSNASTDSLMDLTSKLLSTSTYPPKSQIKRQKMIYHCKFGEFGVLEGQFTEPSGVAVNAQNDIIVADTNNHRIQIFDKEGRFKFQFGECGKRDSQLLYPNRVAVVRNSGDIIVTERSPTHQIQIYNQYGQFVRKFGANILQHPRGVTVDNKGRIIVVECKVMRVIIFDQNGNVIHKFGCSKHLEFPNGVVVNDKQEIFISDNRAHCVKVFNYEGQYLRQIGGEGVTNYPIGVGINANGEILIADNHNNFNLTIFTQEGQLVSALESKVKHAQCFDVALMDDGSVVLASKDYRLYIYRYVQVPPIVM is encoded by the coding sequence ATGGCCTCTTCTCCTACCCCATCATTGGACTCCATACGTGGTACTAATTCCATAGAATCTTACGGCGAACACACAGGATATTTATCTGACTCCCCACTTACACTGAGCGGCTCATCACCACCAGTTAGTGACTCAGCCATTTGTGACGAATTTACCAGCTCCTCAGGATCCGTTAGTAATCAGCATCATCCCATTTCGGCTTCAGTATCATCTTCTTCGTCGTCGTCGTCTAGTAGCGGTCTAAGTGGTTGCGGCAGCACAAGTAGTGCTAATAGTAATAATAGTTGCAGCAACATAAATAACGGTAGTAGTGGTAGCGGTGTACTTGGTGGTATCACTTGTAACAGTAGTAACGGTCCTGGCGTTATTGGCAGCAATTTGAACGGTAAAGGTAGTCCGTCGAGCAGCAATCTACTTACCAATAATAGCATTGTAAGCGTATCCACAGCTAATGGTGGTGCCGTACCGCGTTGCACCGCTTGTAAGAGTAAACAATCAGATGCTGTGGCGAGATGTTTTGAGTGCATTAGCTATTTATGCGCTAATTGCGTTACAGCTCATCAATTTATGCACTGTTTTAACGGGCATAATGTGTCATTAATAAAAGGTTTTGATACGACCACAAATAACGTGACCACAGCACCATCAACGACACCAACGTCCTCAGTCAGCGCCACAAACATAGCAGGCCCCACGTCCAGTAATCTCACCACAAACGATTTAAAGTTATCTAGTTCGCTAACTAtgatgttgcaacaacaacaacaagaacaacaacagcagcagcagcaacaacaacaacagcatcagcaACAAATCACCAAATTTACGCAACTCTCCAAAATGGTAATGAATTCGCATCTTGTTGGTAGTAATAATACCGCTATATTGGGCGATAATGGTGAACAATTGGAGAATAGCAGGAACGCTGATGATTTATTTGGCAATATAGTGCCACAATTACGTTCAACATCTTATTGTCGTCGCCACAAAAATGAAACTTTGAAATTCAATTGTCGCACATGCTGCAAGATTGCTTGCAATGAATGTGTCCTGCAAGAGCATTCAGCTGGCTTACATGAAGTTGAACATATACAAGAACATCAATTATCGACAGTTTTCCCACCAAATAATACGTCGACAACAGCAACGTTCAGCAGCCAACAACAATCGTCGTCCGAAACGGTATTGCAAACTGTACTGACTGAATTACGTGGAAAAATTGCGGAAATTGTATCGCTGGTCAGCAGTAATTCGGACAATAAttccagcaaaataaaaatgcaatatcAAAAAGCACACAATGAGGTCAATGAGACTTATCAATTCTTCTGTTCGATGATTGACGAACGTAAGCAAGAGGTTTTGAAGGAGCTGGAGAGTTTATATAATGCAAAAGTGGCATCGAGCGGTGTCTGGTTACAGCGCTCCAAGGAACTCATTGAGAAAGCCGTACATACATGCGATAGTTTGGAACGTTCACCGAAAACACATAGTGTCACCGATGTTTTAATGTTGCGCAAAATGCTTGAACAACAGCTACAAACCGCTTTAATGGATATGCAATTGCCATTTGAATTggaatttgtttcaaattacCAGTCCATACAGGCGGGTGTACGCAACACGTTCGGTTATGTTAGACCAGGCAATGTTGAAACAACTAATGGTGGTCAATTAGTTAAACAGCCGCCCATTGCCAGACCAACACAGAGCTCATccaatagcagcagcagcaatagtaGTCTCAGCGGTGTGGGTTCAACACATTTGCCGCTCGGTTTGGGCTTGTCGAGTAGCCTTCTCGACACCTACAATAATGCTGTGGTTGGTAGTGGTGTAAACGGTGTTGGCGGTATACTTGGACGTAGCGGCAATCATAATTTGATTGGTAACGGTGGCGCAAATAGTAACGCAAATTTCGAAGATTTGATGGCTAAACGTTATCATAACCATGCAACGGCCGTCAACGGTGTTATTGCACCATATGTCAGTGTTAATCCTTATGAGAAATGGAGTAATGGCGGTAGTGATAATATTTTCTCTACTACAGATCCATTTTCAAGCGCACAATTACTTAACTCACTGACAAGCAGTGTGGGCGCCAGTAGCAGCGCACTCAGTGCACTAACTGTACAAGGTAGCAATGCATCTACCGATTCTTTAATGGATCTAACTTCGAAACTGCTGTCTACCTCCACTTATCCACCTAAGTCACAAATTAAGCGCCAGAAAATGATATACCATTGTAAATTTGGTGAATTCGGTGTGCTGGAGGGACAATTCACCGAACCCAGTGGTGTTGCAGTAAACGCACAAAATGATATAATTGTCGCCGATACGAATAATCATCGTATACAGATTTTCGATAAGGAAGGTCgtttcaaatttcaattcgGTGAATGTGGTAAACGTGATTCGCAGCTCTTGTATCCGAATCGTGTAGCTGTCGTGCGTAATTCCGGTGATATAATTGTTACCGAACGTTCACCAACACACCAAATACAGATCTACAATCAGTATGGACAATTTGTGCGTAAATTCGGTGCGAACATATTGCAACATCCACGCGGTGTCACCGTGGACAACAAAGGACGCATCATTGTGGTGGAGTGCAAAGTGATGCGGGTCATCATTTTCGATCAGAATGGCAATGTGATTCACAAGTTTGGCTGCAGCAAGCACTTGGAGTTTCCCAATGGTGTTGTGGTTAATGACAAACAGGAGATTTTCATAAGTGACAATCGTGCACATTGCGTTAAAGTCTTCAATTATGAGGGTCAGTATTTGCGACAGATTGGCGGCGAAGGTGTCACCAACTATCCAATCGGTGTTGGCATAAATGCGAATGGTGAAATTTTAATTGCTGACAATCATAATAACTTCAATTTGACGATTTTCACGCAAGAAGGACAACTAGTGAGCGCACTGGAATCAAAGGTTAAACATGCACAATGCTTTGATGTAGCACTCATGGACGATGGCAGCGTCGTACTGGCTAGCAAAGATTACCGTCTATACATTTACAGGTATGTTCAGGTCCCACCAATTGTTATGTAA
- the LOC105222247 gene encoding carbonic anhydrase, which yields MSSHHWGYTAENGPAHWAKEFPQASGHRQSPVDITPSSAKKGSELNVAPLKWSYVPEHTVSLTNPGYCWRVDVKGQDSLLTGGPLGTDLYKLEQFHSHWGCTDDKGSEHTVDGVSYAGELHLVHWNTTKYESFAKAASAPDGLAVLGVFFEASDNAHPELEKITNLLPFVVHKGDRVTLPDACDPSKLLPTTTSYWTYEGSLTTPPCSESVIWIVFKTPIEVSRDQLDAMRNLNCYDVKDECPCNELNGKVINNFRPPLPLGNRVLREISGH from the exons GTCCTGCACATTGGGCCAAAGAATTCCCGCAGGCTTCGGGACACAGGCAATCGCCAGTCGATATCACTCCTTCGTCAGCAAAGAAGGGTAGTGAATTAAATGTCGCACCCCTTAAATGGAGTTATGTTCCTGAACATACAGTCAGTCTTACAAATCCAG GTTACTGCTGGAGAGTCGATGTTAAGGGTCAGGATTCCCTGCTGACTGGTGGACCATTGGGCACAGATCTCTATAAATTAGAGCAATTCCACAGCCACTGGGGTTGTACCGATGACAAGGGTTCGGAGCACACCGTTGACGGAGTCTCTTACGCCGGTGAATTGCATCTTGTGCACTGGAACACCACCAAATATGAGTCATTCGCCAAGGCTGCAAGTGCACCTGATGGCTTAGCTGTGTTGGGCGTCTTCTTCGAG GCCAGCGACAATGCTCATCCGGAATTGGAGAAGATCACTAACCTCTTGCCTTTCGTTGTACACAAAGGTGATCGCGTCACTCTACCCGACGCCTGTGATCCTAGCAAACTGTTGCCCACCACCACCTCTTATTGGACCTACGAGGGCTCACTCACCACTCCACCATGCTCCGAATCGGTGATTTGGATTGTTTTCAAAACACCCATTGAAGTGTCGCGCGATCAATTGGATGCTATGCGCAATCTCAATTGTTACGATGTCAAGGACGAGTGTCCATGCAATGAATTGAACGGCAAAGTCATTAACAATTTCCGTCCACCATTGCCTTTGGGTAATCGTGTATTGCGCGAGATCagtggacattaa